AGGGATCACGGAACTCATCACGAAGCCCGGCCTCGTCAACCTGGACTTCGCTGACGTCCGAACCGTCATGGAGCGGGGCGGCGTCGCGATGATTGGCCTCGGTGAAGCCGACTCCGAAGCGAAGGCCGAGGATTCCGTCAAGACGGCACTCCGCTCGCCGCTGCTCGACGTCGACATCTCCGGCGCGAGCTCCGCGCTCGTCAACGTCACCGGCGGCAACGACATGGCCATCGAGGAGGCCGAAGGCGTCGTCGAGGAGATCTACGACCGGATCGACCCCGACGCCCGTATCATCTGGGGGACCTCGATCGACGAGAGCCTCGAGGGCAGCATGCGAACGATGATCGTCGTCACGGGCGTCCAGTCGCCCCAGATCTACGGCCGACCCAACGGCGAGGAGCCCGTCCAGCCCGAAGCGCCCGCGGACGGCGAGGATATCGACTTCGTCGAATAGTCGACTCGCCCCCGCGTCGGCGATTCGAGTCCCGGTTCCCGTTTTCATCCGTTTCCTCTGCTATCGGCGACAGCGTCCCGAGAGCCAACAGGACATCTACGTAGCGTCGGGTTCGGATTGACAAGGTGGGGTCGTCTCCGCCTCAACAGATCGGCTTCGGATCGATGCCGAGATCGTCCAGCGAACCCGCGTACGCCTCGTACGCGATGTCGATCACGTCTTCGGCGACTGCCCGCGCACGATCCCAGTCGTCGTTCTCCGCACAGACTTCCTCGAGCACCTCGACCGCACGATCGACCTGGGCGGCGGTTTCGCTCCGGAGCTCTCGGAAGACGTCAGCGCGGCGTTCGTCGCCCTCGTTGACGAAGAAGTTTATCAGTTGCAGGTGCGTTCGGTCGCTGACCAGCGCTCGCCCGACGATCCCGCCGAGGCGTTCCGCTGTTGACTCGAGCGATCGAAGCTCCGCGTGCATCGCATCGGGCTCCTCGGAGTCGATCTCCTCGTCCTCGAACATGGCCGTGATCCGGTCGTAGTGTTCGCGTTCCCGGTCGCGATACTCGCCGAAGAGCTCGCGAGCGCCGTCGTGGTCCTCGTCGTCGGCCCACCTCTCCAGCGTCTCCGTCGCGGCCAGTTCGCTCGCCGCGGCGGTCCGAAGGACCGTCTCCTCCGACAGATCCGCGTCAGTGAGCGCGACGAGGAGCTTCGACGACCCGAGGCGCTCGAGTTCGGTGGCCATCGATTCCTCGATCGACTGCTGGAAGTCGGCGGCGTCCATACCGGCACGACAACGCGATCCGTGTTGAACGTTGGTGACGGGATCACCCGGCAGCGACTTTACCCGACTCGAGCGCGAATCGATCGGTATGACCGACCGGACCGACGCCGACGAGCCGACCGACGAGGCCCCCTCGATCGGCCCCGAGGAACTGGCCGAGCGACTGCGCTCGGGCGACGAGCTGACCGTACTCGACGTTCGTAACCGCGACGAGTTCGACCGCTGGCACCTCACCGGTGACGGGGTCGACGCCGTACAGGTCCCACACGCGAAGTTCATCCAGGCGCAGGCTACCGGTCGCGTTACCGACCTCGTGGCCGACCTCGAGGAACCGATCCTCGCGGTCTGCGGCCGCGGGGAAGCGAGCGCACACGCCGTCGGTCTCCTCCGGGAGGCGGGGATCGACGCATCCAACCTCGCCGGCGGGATGGACGCGTGGGCCGAGCTGTACACCGCCCGGGAACTCGCGGTCGACGCGCCCGCGACCGTCGTCCAGTACGACCGGCCGTCCAGCGGGTGTCTCGCCTACGCGGTCTACAGCGGCGGCGAGGCGGCGGTGATCGATCCCCTTCGAGCGTTCGCCGACCGGTACGCCGAAGATGCAGACGACCGGGGCGCAGCCCTGACGTACGCCATCGACACGCACGTCCACGCCGATCACGTCAGCGGCGTCCGGACACTCGCGGAGCGAACCGGTTCGGAAGCGGTCGTCCCGGCCGGCGCGACGGATCGCGGGCTCGCGTTCGACACCGCGACGCTCGAGGACGGCGACGAACTCCGCGTCGGCGACGCGACGCTGACAGCGCTGGCGACGCCGGGCCACACGACCGAATCGGTCTCGCTTCGGCTCGAGGGCGACGACGCCGATACCCTATTTACCGGCGATACGCTGTTTCTCGAGGGCGTCGGCCGGCCGGATCTGGAACGCGGCGACGAGGGCGCAGCCGACGCTGCGCGGCGATTGTACGGGAGCATTCAGAACCGCATCCTCGCACAGCCAAAGGAGACAACTATCGCGCCGGGACACTACAGCGACGCCGCGGAACCGCGGGCGGATGGAACGTACGCGACGACGCTCGCGAACCTCCGCGACCGACTCGCAGCGCTCTCGATGGACGAGGCCGCGTTCGTCGAGCACGCGACGAGCGACCTCCCGCCGCGACCGGAAAACCACGAGCGCATCGTGGCGGCGAACCTCGGCCTCGAGGACGTCGATCAGGAGACGGCGTTCGAACTCGAGCTCGGGCCGAACAACTGCGCGGTCGCCGACTGACTGCGGTCAGTCGTCCGCGACCGCGCCGTCGGTTTCGCCTCCGGTCAGGTCGCCTTCGATGCTCGGCGGGTACTTCCCGCGGTCGAGTTTCAGGTCCGACTGGGGTCGCGCCATGCAGGTCAGCGCGTAGTTTTCGGCCTCTTCGTCCGTCAGTCCGCGAGCGGCGGGCTGGGTGACCTCACCCGCGACGATCTCGGCCGAACACGCCAGGCACATCCCGACTCGGCAGGAGTACTCCTGGGCGATGCCCTCCTCGAGACACCGGCTCAGGATCGTCTCTTTGTCGGTACAGGTGATCGTCTCACCCGTCCCGACGAACTCGATGGTGTACTCTGTCATACGGGCAGATACGGACGACCTCACTAAAACTCTTTATTCCTACCTGTCGTGACTGTTCCGACGGAAACCGGCGTACTGGCCGCGATGAGTCGTTACTTTCCGCTTCGATTATCGTGACCGATTGTGCCACAGACTATTGTTATTAATCATCGGAGTTTTTATTTTTCGCCAATACTGACGATTATCGTAGCGATGTCACTGCGACGCAAACAGGTGGGGCTGTTCGCGCTCTCGTTGCTGCTCGTCTTCAGCGGGAGCGCGCTCGCCCACTGGGGGCAGACGGCGGGGGGAGAGATCGACGTTCGACAGGTCGAAATAGAAACCGACGACGGGGGAACCATCGACGGCTATCTCTACGTTCCGGAGGGGGTCAGCGCCGACGACCCCGCACCCGGCGTCCTCGCGATTCACGGCTACATCAACTCCAAGGAAACCCAGTCGAGTTTCGCGATCGAGTACGCCCGCCGGGGCCACGTCGTCCTCGCAATCGACCAACCCGGCCACGGCTACTCCGATCCACCGGCGTTTGCAAACGGCTGGGGCGGCCCGCCGGCGCTCGAGTACCTCGCGAACCACGAACTCGTCGACGAGGACAACGTCGGACTCGAGGGGCACTCGATGGGCGGCTGGTCGGCAGTCTCGGCCGCTGCTGAACACCCGAACAGCTACGAATCGATCGTTCTCGTGGGCTCGTCGACGGGGTCGGCCGGTGCGCCCGAGGGCAACGAGACGTTCCCGCGCAACCTCGGGGTCGTCTTCGCCGACTACGACGAATTCCACTGGCTGATGTGGGAGTCCCCGACTGCGACGGCAACGCCGGAAAGCGAGAAACTGCGGTCGGTCGTCGGCACCGACGAGGACATCGAAGAGGGAACCGTCTACGGAAGCGCCAGCGAGGGGACCGCGAGAGCGCTGTACACGCCGACGACGACACATCCCGGCGCGACCCACTCGACAGCTGCGGTCTCCGATGCCGTCGGCTGGACGCAGATGACCCTCGATGGCGGCGACGAGGGACCGGACGATCACATCTGGTACTGGAAGAAGATCGGCACGGCACTCGCGCTGTTCGGCGGGTTCCTCTTCCTGTTGCCCGCCGGCTCCGTCCTGAGCCGTCCGGAACCGCTCGCCGACGCGACGCGGTCGGTGCCCGACGCAGTCACCGAGCACGATCGGGGCTGGTACGTCTCGGCCCTGCTTGCGGCCCTGATTCCGGTCGTCCTCTATTACCCGACGATGCTCCTTGGCAGCCAGCGGATGCCGGTGACGGGGGTCACACCACAGGGCGAGACGAACGGCATCGTCCTCTGGGCGCTCGCGAACGTCCTCGTCATCGTGGGCCTCGTCGGGCTGTGGCACCGCAACACCGGCCGATCGCCGCTCGACGAACGGTACGGGCTCGACGTCGGCGACGGCGCCGCGACGATCGCGAAGTCACTCGCGGTCGCGGTCGCCACCGTCGGCGGCCTCTACCTCCTGCTGTGGGTCGTCGACACGCTGTTCATGACCGACTTCCGCGTCTGGGTCCTCGGACTGAAACTCATGTCCGCCGTCCACGCCCGGATCTTCGTAACCTACCTGCCGGCCTTCCTCGCCTTCTTCCTCGCGCTCGAGGTCCTGTTGCACGGTCGGCTTCGAACGCCGGAGACGACCGAGTCCCTCCCACGGGCGATGGCGACGAACGCGGTCGTCCTGACCGGCGGGTTCGCACTCTTGCTCGTCGTTCAGTACGGCGTCCTGTTCGCCACCGGCGCGCTCGCGATCCCGATCACGGCGTTGCAGACGATCATCGCGCTGCAGTTCCTCGGCCTGCTGCCGGTCATCGCGGTGGTCTCGACGTACTTCTTCCACCGCACCGGACGGATCTGGACGGGTGCGTTCGTCAACGCCCTCCTGATTACGTGGCTGATCGTCGCCTCGCAGGCGACTCACTACCCGTTCTAGCCGAAGCCCCGTTCTGACGCGCGGTTTCGGCTTCGTCCGGGCAACGAACGACCATAAAACGTTTTCTTACCGCGGTGTCCACAGTGTTGGTATGAGTACGCAGGAGCAGTCGGCTACCACCGCGGCCGCGACGACGCAGTCGCCGGACGCAGTCGTCGTCGGCGCCGGAACGTCAGGGTGCTACGCCGCAGCGACCATCGCCCGAGAGGGGTACGACGTCGTCGTCCTCGAGCGGAAAGACGAGGACGAGGCGGGCCACATCGCCTGTGGTGACGCGCTGAAAGGTGCCGACGCCTTCCCCGAGGCGATTCCGAAGTCCAAACTCGAGCCGGCCTTTACCAACACCGGCGTCGATCACGGTCGATTCGAGATTCCACAAGAAGATACCGTCCTCGAGATTCCGGTCCCGGGCGAGCTCGCCGTCATCGACCGCTGGGAGTACGGCCGCCGAATCATCGACGGCGCCGAGGACGTCGGCGTCGAGTTCCACTACGATACGGTCGTCAAAAACGTCGTCCAGGCCGACGATGGCCGCGTCACGGGCGTCGAGGCCATCCGGAAGGGCGACGCGCTGACCTACGAGGCCGACATCGTCATCGACGCCGCGGGCTCGCTCTCCGTCCTGCAGGACAACGTCGACTTCTCGGCGTCGACCTTCGACACGAACGTCGACTACAGCCACTTCTGTTCGGCCTACCGCGAGATCGTCCACGTCGAGGAGCCGGTCGAATGGGACGACGCGCTCGTCTTCAAACCCACCGAGCGAGCCGCGGGCTACCTCTGGTACTTCCCGCGGACCGACACCGAGATCAACGCCGGGCTGGGCTTCCAGATGACCGAAGAGCCGATGCAGCTCGTCGACGACCTCAAGCGCGACCTCGAGAACCGCCCCGAGTTCGAGGGCGCGGAGGTCGAGGACAAACTCGGCGCTGCGCTGCCGACCCGGCGACCCTACGACTCCGCCGTCCATCCGGGCTACATGGCCATCGGCGACGCCGCGGGCCACGTCAACCCCACGACCGGCGGCGGCATCGCCGGCGCCGCCTACGGCGGCAAGTACGCCGCCGAGCGCGCCATCGAGGCCCTCGAGACCGGCGACTACGGCGAGGCGACCCTCTGGGAGTACAACGAGAAGGTGATGGACCACTTCGGCGCGCGTTACGCCGCGCTGGACGTCTACAACATCCTCTCGACGGCCGTCGACGTCGACGACCTGATGGGCTTGCTCGCCGCGATGCCCGGCGACAAGCTCGCCGAGGCGCTGTACTCCGGCAGTACGGACATCGGACTCAAGCTCAAACTCGAGGCGCTGGTCAAGAGCCGCGGCCACTGGGGCACCATCTGGAATCTCTACAAGACCAAGCGCCGGGCTGACGAATTGCTCGCCCACTACGAAAACTACCCGACGAGTCCCGAGGGCCTCGCGGGCTGGCAGGACCGCCGCGACGAACTGATGGAGAAGGTCTACGAGACGACCGGGGCGGATCCCAAGTACTAGAACCGACCTTTTTTCCGCTCGGGTTCACTGCGTTC
This portion of the Natrinema salinisoli genome encodes:
- a CDS encoding rubrerythrin family protein; this encodes MDAADFQQSIEESMATELERLGSSKLLVALTDADLSEETVLRTAAASELAATETLERWADDEDHDGARELFGEYRDREREHYDRITAMFEDEEIDSEEPDAMHAELRSLESTAERLGGIVGRALVSDRTHLQLINFFVNEGDERRADVFRELRSETAAQVDRAVEVLEEVCAENDDWDRARAVAEDVIDIAYEAYAGSLDDLGIDPKPIC
- a CDS encoding MBL fold metallo-hydrolase; this encodes MTDRTDADEPTDEAPSIGPEELAERLRSGDELTVLDVRNRDEFDRWHLTGDGVDAVQVPHAKFIQAQATGRVTDLVADLEEPILAVCGRGEASAHAVGLLREAGIDASNLAGGMDAWAELYTARELAVDAPATVVQYDRPSSGCLAYAVYSGGEAAVIDPLRAFADRYAEDADDRGAALTYAIDTHVHADHVSGVRTLAERTGSEAVVPAGATDRGLAFDTATLEDGDELRVGDATLTALATPGHTTESVSLRLEGDDADTLFTGDTLFLEGVGRPDLERGDEGAADAARRLYGSIQNRILAQPKETTIAPGHYSDAAEPRADGTYATTLANLRDRLAALSMDEAAFVEHATSDLPPRPENHERIVAANLGLEDVDQETAFELELGPNNCAVAD
- a CDS encoding 2Fe-2S iron-sulfur cluster-binding protein; this translates as MTEYTIEFVGTGETITCTDKETILSRCLEEGIAQEYSCRVGMCLACSAEIVAGEVTQPAARGLTDEEAENYALTCMARPQSDLKLDRGKYPPSIEGDLTGGETDGAVADD
- a CDS encoding alpha/beta hydrolase family protein, with the translated sequence MSLRRKQVGLFALSLLLVFSGSALAHWGQTAGGEIDVRQVEIETDDGGTIDGYLYVPEGVSADDPAPGVLAIHGYINSKETQSSFAIEYARRGHVVLAIDQPGHGYSDPPAFANGWGGPPALEYLANHELVDEDNVGLEGHSMGGWSAVSAAAEHPNSYESIVLVGSSTGSAGAPEGNETFPRNLGVVFADYDEFHWLMWESPTATATPESEKLRSVVGTDEDIEEGTVYGSASEGTARALYTPTTTHPGATHSTAAVSDAVGWTQMTLDGGDEGPDDHIWYWKKIGTALALFGGFLFLLPAGSVLSRPEPLADATRSVPDAVTEHDRGWYVSALLAALIPVVLYYPTMLLGSQRMPVTGVTPQGETNGIVLWALANVLVIVGLVGLWHRNTGRSPLDERYGLDVGDGAATIAKSLAVAVATVGGLYLLLWVVDTLFMTDFRVWVLGLKLMSAVHARIFVTYLPAFLAFFLALEVLLHGRLRTPETTESLPRAMATNAVVLTGGFALLLVVQYGVLFATGALAIPITALQTIIALQFLGLLPVIAVVSTYFFHRTGRIWTGAFVNALLITWLIVASQATHYPF
- a CDS encoding geranylgeranyl reductase family protein — translated: MSTQEQSATTAAATTQSPDAVVVGAGTSGCYAAATIAREGYDVVVLERKDEDEAGHIACGDALKGADAFPEAIPKSKLEPAFTNTGVDHGRFEIPQEDTVLEIPVPGELAVIDRWEYGRRIIDGAEDVGVEFHYDTVVKNVVQADDGRVTGVEAIRKGDALTYEADIVIDAAGSLSVLQDNVDFSASTFDTNVDYSHFCSAYREIVHVEEPVEWDDALVFKPTERAAGYLWYFPRTDTEINAGLGFQMTEEPMQLVDDLKRDLENRPEFEGAEVEDKLGAALPTRRPYDSAVHPGYMAIGDAAGHVNPTTGGGIAGAAYGGKYAAERAIEALETGDYGEATLWEYNEKVMDHFGARYAALDVYNILSTAVDVDDLMGLLAAMPGDKLAEALYSGSTDIGLKLKLEALVKSRGHWGTIWNLYKTKRRADELLAHYENYPTSPEGLAGWQDRRDELMEKVYETTGADPKY